CATACCTGCCAAATGCTGAATCGCGCCGGAAATGCCGCAGGCAACGTAAATATTGGGTTTGACTGTCGTCCCGGTTTGCCCGACCTGATAGGCATGGTCAATCCAGCCGGCGTCTACGGCGGCTCGTGAACTACCGATTACTCCGCCCAACTTATCCGCAAGTTTCTTAAGCAATTCGAATCCTTCCGGTTTCCCCAGACCCATGCCGCCGGAGACGATAATTTTCGCATCCGTCAAAGAAACGGCTTCTTTCAATGTTTTTACAATATCGATTACTTTTGTACGAATTTCATCTTCCGCAAATTTTACAGGAAGTTGGATGATTTCTCCGGTACGTCCTTCCTTCTTTGCGGCTTTCTCCATTACGCCGGGCCTGACCGTTGACATTTGCGGTCTGTGATTCGGGCAGACAATCGTCGCCATCAAATTTCCGCCGAATGCCGGGCGGGTCTGTCGGATTTTTTTGTCTTCAGGATCAATTTCAAGTTTGGTGCAATCAGCAGTTAACCCGGTACCTGCCTTGACTGCCAGGCACGGCCCCAAATCGCGCCCGATATGTGTAGCGCCCAGAAGTACGATCTCCGGCATATACGTTTCCACCGCCTCGTTGAAGACTTTTGTATAGGCGTCTGTCCTGTAGGTAGCCAATTTGGGATCATCTGCCAAATACACCTTATTCGCTCCATAAGCGAAAAGTTCATCAACAAGCGCGCCGACATCTTCGCCGAGCAATACGGCCGCAAGTTCACATCCGATTTCATCAGCCAGTTTTCTGCCTTCGCCCAATAATTCGATGACTACCGGCATGAGCTTTTTATCTCTTTGTTCAGCGAAAACCCAAACGCCATGATATTCGCTCAAATCTTTTTTCACTTTTGCCGCTTCCGTTTTTTCAATGGCTTTGAAAGGACATTTCTCTACGCATACGCCGCACTCAGTGCAGGCGGAATTTATTACAGCCAGTTTTCCTTCCATGGTGATTGCTTGAAAGGGGCAATTTTTTACGCATATTGTGCAACCTTTACATTTTTCATTAATGATAACAACAGACATAACCGTCATCCTCCTTTGCCTGTATGACTGCCGGTTCCGAAAAGGCGTATACCCTCCCGAAAGGTTCGGCAATTCTCTCTACAAATAGTGCTTTTCCTTTAGTCCTGACACCAGCGATTCAGCCATTTCTTTCGGCGTACCTTTGAGAATTTCGCCTTTTCCTTTGGGAGGCGGCGTAAAGGAACGGAATACTTGTGTGGGGGAGGCGTTGAGTCCGCAATCTTTCGGGTCAAGCCCCACAGCCAAATGATCCCAGACAGGAATGTCGGTTTTGTAGGCTGCTTCAATTTTATCAACCGTCATATACCGGGGTTCATTCAGCTCTTTTACCGCCGTCAAAACGCAGGGAGTTTTTACTTCTATCATTTCGTATCCGTCTTCCAGCATTCGCTTTACAATGGCTTTTCCTTTTTCCAGCTTGACTTCGCTGACGTATGACACCACCGGCAGATCAAGACGCCAAGCCGTTTGCGGTCCCACCTGCGCCGTATCGCCGTCAATTGCTTGGCGACCTGCAAAAATCAAATCCACATCGCCGACTTTTTTGACCCCCGCCGCCAATGTAGTAGAAGTGGCGCAAGTATCGGCTCCGCCAAAGGCCCGGTCACTCAAAAGATAAGCCTCATCCGCTCCCATGGCCAGGCATTCCCGCAGCATATAAACTGCCTGCGGCGGTCCCATACTCAAAACGATCACTTTGGAATCCGGATTCGCGTCTTTGATCTGCAACGCCGCTTCCAACGCGTTTGCATCATCCGGATTCAGAATACTGGGCACGCCGTCCCTGATTAACGTACCTTTTACAGGATCAATTTTGACTTCGTTGGTATCCGGTACTTGTTTTACACAGACCAGTATTTTCATGTTCATTCCTCCTATTTTTTCAGTAATTTCCCAGAGATCACGATTCTTTGCACTTGACTTGTACCTTCATAAATCGTGAACACACGACAATCGCGGTACATCCGCTCAATCTTGTAATCCTTGATATAGCCATAGCCGCCATGGATTTGCAGCGTCTTTGCAGCAATTTCATTGCATACCTCTGAAGCAAACAATTTCGCCATGGACGCGCTGAGCGTGGTATCCTGATTGGCGTCGAGCAAATAGGCCGTCTTGTAGACCAGTTCTTTCGCCGCTTCCAATTTCGTCGCCATATCGGCGATCATGAAGCTGATCCCTTGAAAATCCGCAATCCTTCTTCCGAATTGTTTTCTTTCTTTGGCGTATTTTACCGCTTCATCCAAACAACCTTGGGCAAGCCCAATGGATTGTGCCGCTACGCCTAAACGGCCGGTATCCAGAGTCTTCATCGCATTGATGAATCCCTTTCCTTCTTCCCCAAGCATCTCGGATTTGTGCACGCGGACGTCATCAAGAATAATATCGCTGGTTGCGCAACCGATAAGCCCCATTTTATGCTCCGGCTTCCCACAGGAAACCCCCGGCAGTTTCATATCGACGATAAATGCGCTGATGCCTTTTATCCCTTTATTTCGCTCTGTTTTCGCGTATATTACCGCGTATTCAGAAAGCGGCGCCATTGTTATGAACGTTTTTCGACCGTTCAGCACATAATAATCCCCGTCTTTCTGGGCAAACGTCGTCATCGCCGCCGGATCGGAGCCAGCCCCCGGTTCTGTCAGCCCGAAACAGAGTTTGTATTGCCCGGTTACGATGGGGCGCAGGTATTTTTGTTTTTGTTCTTCGGTTCCCGAGAGCAAAAAAGGTCCACCCGAAAGAGAATTTGCCGAGGAGACATAGAGGCTTGCTACAGCGCTTACGCGAGTGATTTCTTCTATGACAACCGCATAGGATCTCGCGTCTGATCCCTGTCCTCCGTATTCTTTTGGAATTTTGATTCCCAAAAGGCCGATTTTGGCCATTTTTTGATATATCTCTTCCGGAAAAACCCCACTTTCTTCAGTCTGATCCAGCACATCTTTCGTGAGCTCTTTTA
The window above is part of the Fusobacteriaceae bacterium genome. Proteins encoded here:
- a CDS encoding acyl-CoA dehydrogenase family protein, yielding MYLTEKHALVRKLARDFALKELTKDVLDQTEESGVFPEEIYQKMAKIGLLGIKIPKEYGGQGSDARSYAVVIEEITRVSAVASLYVSSANSLSGGPFLLSGTEEQKQKYLRPIVTGQYKLCFGLTEPGAGSDPAAMTTFAQKDGDYYVLNGRKTFITMAPLSEYAVIYAKTERNKGIKGISAFIVDMKLPGVSCGKPEHKMGLIGCATSDIILDDVRVHKSEMLGEEGKGFINAMKTLDTGRLGVAAQSIGLAQGCLDEAVKYAKERKQFGRRIADFQGISFMIADMATKLEAAKELVYKTAYLLDANQDTTLSASMAKLFASEVCNEIAAKTLQIHGGYGYIKDYKIERMYRDCRVFTIYEGTSQVQRIVISGKLLKK
- a CDS encoding electron transfer flavoprotein subunit alpha yields the protein MSVVIINEKCKGCTICVKNCPFQAITMEGKLAVINSACTECGVCVEKCPFKAIEKTEAAKVKKDLSEYHGVWVFAEQRDKKLMPVVIELLGEGRKLADEIGCELAAVLLGEDVGALVDELFAYGANKVYLADDPKLATYRTDAYTKVFNEAVETYMPEIVLLGATHIGRDLGPCLAVKAGTGLTADCTKLEIDPEDKKIRQTRPAFGGNLMATIVCPNHRPQMSTVRPGVMEKAAKKEGRTGEIIQLPVKFAEDEIRTKVIDIVKTLKEAVSLTDAKIIVSGGMGLGKPEGFELLKKLADKLGGVIGSSRAAVDAGWIDHAYQVGQTGTTVKPNIYVACGISGAIQHLAGMQNSKLIVAINKDESAPIFEVADYGIVGDLYKIVPEILAALN
- a CDS encoding electron transfer flavoprotein subunit beta/FixA family protein; its protein translation is MKILVCVKQVPDTNEVKIDPVKGTLIRDGVPSILNPDDANALEAALQIKDANPDSKVIVLSMGPPQAVYMLRECLAMGADEAYLLSDRAFGGADTCATSTTLAAGVKKVGDVDLIFAGRQAIDGDTAQVGPQTAWRLDLPVVSYVSEVKLEKGKAIVKRMLEDGYEMIEVKTPCVLTAVKELNEPRYMTVDKIEAAYKTDIPVWDHLAVGLDPKDCGLNASPTQVFRSFTPPPKGKGEILKGTPKEMAESLVSGLKEKHYL